The genomic segment CGCTGTAGAGCCCTTCGGTGTTTTCGCGGATTACAATCAAATCGACATTGTCATACCGCGATTTGACACCCGGCATCGTTTTGGCGGGGCGATAGTTCGCATACAGCTTCAGTTCTTTGCGGAGCTTCACATTCACCGACGAGAACCCCTTCCCCACCGGCGTCGTAATCGGACCTTTCAGAGCGACGCCGTTACGACGAATCGAGTCCAGCGCCGGTTCGGGCAAGGCCGTGCCGTACTTCTCGATCACATCGCCGCCCGCTTCCTGCACATCCCAATCGATGGTAAAGCCGGTCGCCTCGATCACAGTCCGGGCAGCCGCGGTCACCTCCGGCCCAATACCGTCCCCGGGAAGGAGTGTCACTGTATAACTCATCGTTGTCTCTCCAGCACGAATGCGGAATCACGAAATGCTGATTCCGTGCAAGAAATGGTCGCAGGCAACATTGTATGACGGACCGCGTGTCGCGTCGACCAGGCGGTCTCGGTTTTTATTAGGCGCTGATGCGTGTCATTCACCGCTACGAATGACGACGTGACTCTCGGATTGGCCGCGGGGTCCGATTGTGCCAGGTTCGATCGACACGTATAATCAAACTTAGATTTGTTCTCGTCCTCTATCGACGCTGGATTGCCCAAGGACTCTTCATGGCGAAGTCGCAAAAAATTGCTCCCTCGATCGGCGGAGGCTGTACGCCGGTTGTCTCGCGGCGGCATTTGTTGCAAATCGGCGGACTGGGAATGGCGGGGCTGTCGCTACCGCGATTATTGCAAGCCGAAGCGGAGAGCGTCGACATTCCCCCCCAAGCCGATGCCTGCATCCTCATTTTCTTAAACGGCGGCCCCAGCCATCTCGACATGTGGGACATGAAGCCGGATCAAGCAGAGGGAATTCGCGGTGAGTTCTCTCCCATCGCCACCAGCGTACCGGACGTACAATTCAGCAATATGCTCCCCCGCTCCGCACAGTGGATGCACGAAGCAACCTTGGTGCGGTCCATGCACCACAGCGTGAACAATGCCCATGCGGCGGCCGTCTATTGCTCGCTCACCGGACATGATCGCGGCGAAATTGGAGGCGGCGCCAAACCGGACGACTACCCCGCCCCCGGCTCAGTGATGGCCATGCTGCGGCCCTCGGATCGTTCCATTGTGCCGCAAGTCACCTTGCCCTACATCACCAAGGAAGGAGCCAAAGGTCCGCCACAGCCCGGATTTTTCGGCGGCTTCATCGGTCGCGGTTATGACCCGCTGTTCGTACTCAAGGACCCCAATCAGAAGAACTTCTCGATTCCCGAATTGACATTATTGGCCGACGTTTCCAACACACGTCTCGATTCCCGCCGCGATCTGTTCCGACGCTTGGACGACACGGTCGGGAAAACCGTCAACGACCGCGGTGTGATCGGCATGAACGACTTCCAACAAAAGGCGTTTGACCTGCTGTCCTCGAAGGCAACACAAGCCGCCTTTCAAATCGCCGACGAACCCGCCGCGGTCCGCGACTCCTACGGACGCAACATCTACGGACAAAGCGTCTTGCTCGCGCGACGTCTGCTCGAAGCTGGAACGCGGATGGTCACCCTCTCCTGGGCGCCCGATGCCAATGCCACCTGGGACACGCACGGCAACAACTTCGGCAAACTAAAAAACACGCTGCTGCCCCAATTCGACGCCGCCTATGCCAGCCTGTTGGACGACCTCAAACAACGCGGCATGTTAGACCGAACCATCGTAGCCGTCTTGGGCGATTTCGGTCGTTCTCCCAAGGTCAACGCAAATGCCGGCCGCGACCATTGGAACTATTGCTATTCCGTACTCATGGCCGGTGGCGGATTCCGCCGCGGTTATGTGCATGGCGCCAGCGACGCGACCGGTGCGTTTCCCTCCCGCGCGCCGCTCATTCCCGGCGACATCATTGCCACGATCTATCGACTGCTGGGCGTGCAACACAATCGCATGATTTACGACCTGCTCGGCCGCCCGCATCGCCTCGTCCCGTCCGGCAACGTGACCAACGAACTGATCACGTAATGCCTCCCGGTGCGCTAGATGCCAGGCCCCTCAAAAATCCAGGGGCGAATGCTATTTTCGTCTATTCACCGATCTGAATCCCTATCAACAACACGAATTATTCTTGCGTATCCATCATGCATCACTTTTCCCGTCTGATACTCGCTGTTCTGCTTGTTACGGCAAACTCTTACTTCCTCACCGCAGCCGAGCCAAGCACCGGTGAGATTTATGATCCGCCCGTAGCCAAAGCGTCCAACGCAGGGGCCGCGGCGATTGAGGGCATGGAGATCCCCGCAGGATTCCGCGTCGAACTATTCGCCGCTGAACCACTGTTGGCCAATCCGGTCGCGTTTTGCATCGACGAACAGGGACGATTTTTCGTCGCCGAAACCTTCCGGCATCACGCCGGCGTGACCGACACGCGTGGACACATGTATTGGCTCGACGACGACCTCGCCTGCCGCACCGTCGCGGATCGCGTGGCGATGTATAAAAAACATTTCTCCCCCGAGGTCTTCGACAGCTACGGCCTAGAACATGACCGCGTGCGGATGATCGTCGATAGCGATGGCGACGGACGTGCCGACAAAGCCACGGTCTTTGCCGACGGATTCAACGACCGCGCCGTAGGCATCGGCGCCGGTGTCCTCGCCCGCGACGGCAAACTTTGGTACGCCTGTCTGCCCGACCTGTGGCAATTGGAGGACACCGACGGCGATGGCCGCGCGGATGTCCGGGAATCACTGCACACCGGATACGGCATTCACGTTGGATTTTTAGGGCACGACCTGCACGGATTACGCTTCGGTCCCGATGGTCGATTGTACTTCAGTATCGGCGACCGCGGCATCAACATTCAGACCGAGGGGCGGCATCTGTTTTATCCCGACACCGGCACAGTCCTCCGTTGTGAGCCGGACGGTTCAAACTTAGAGGTCTTCGCCAGCGGCCTGCGCAATCCGCAAGAATTGGCATTCGATGATTTTGGAAACCTGTTCACGGTCGATAACAATTCCGACTCCGGCGATAAAGCGCGGCTGGTCTATATCGTCGAAGGGGGCGACAGCGGTTGGCGGATTGGATTTCAATTCATCACCTCCCCCACGTCGCGCGGACCCTGGAACGCGGAAAAACTGTGGCACCCAAAATTCGACGGACAAGCCGCCTACCATCTGCCACCACTGGTGAATCTGGCCGATGGACCATCCGGACTGACCTATTATCCCGGCACAGGTCTGCCGCAGCGATATAACGGCCACTTCTTCCTCTCCGACTTTCGTGGTTCAACAGCCATCAGCGGAGTGCGTTCATTCGCAGTCGAACCGGACGGAGCGTCCTACAAAATCGCCGACGAACACAAGTTCCTCTGGCAACTATTAACGTCCGATGTCGAATTCGGCGACGACGGAAATCTGTATCTGCTCAACTGGGTCAATGGCTGGGAAAAAACCGGCAAAGGCCGCATCTATAAAGTCTTCGACCCCAAAACCCGCGCCGAGCCGATCGTGGCGGAGGTCCTCGCCCTCACCCGCGCCGGCATGTCGTCGCGATCCAATGAAGAGTTACAAACGCTGCTCGGCCATCCCAATCAGCGAATTCGCCAAGCCGCACAATTCGAGTTGGCAGCGCGTCCCGCCGCAGAAGCAGTTTCCGTTTTCACCACTGTCGCACAAAACCCCGCCAAACGCCTCGCGCGGCTGCACGCGATTTGGGGACTCGGCCAGATCCTCCGCGTCAAACACCTCAAGCCGGCGTTCGCGACCTTGGTCGCGCTGCTGAGCGACGACGATGCGGAAGTCCGCGCCCAGGCGGCAAAGACGATTGGTGACACCAAAGACAACACCTCCGCCCGCAGCGCATTGATCACCTTACTGAGCGATCCCGCCCCGCGCCCTCGTTTCTTCGCAGCGCTGGCACTGGGAAAAATGTCTGGTGAAAACAAGACGATCCAACCGCTGCTAGAAATGTTGCGCGCCAACAACAACCAAGATCGCTATCTGCGGCACGCCGGTGTGGTCGGCTTGGCAGCCCTTGAGGAAGCGGATTTATTGAAACATGCCGATGACAATTCCGCAGCGGCACGGATGGGAATTCTCTTAGCGCTGCGGCGGTTGGAAAGCCCGGCGATTGCCACTTTTCTAAATGATGCCGACCCTCTACTGGTCGTCGAAGCAGCTCGCGCCATCAACGACGTGCCCATCAATCCCGCCTTCCCGGAATTGGCCGCTGTAGCGGGATCGCAGCGCCCCGAATTCCTGACCGACGAGGCACTGCAAAAGCGGATTATCAATGCGAATTTCCGATTAGGCGAGCTGTCGAACGCCAAAGCGCTTTCCGGCATCGCTTTGAACGAATCGCTGCCCGATGTGATCCGCACCGAAGCCCTCTTGGCACTGGCCGATTGGCAATCTCCCAACGGCAAAGATCGCGTCACTGGCTTATGGCGGCCATTGCCTGCACGGGCTATCCAAGACCTAGCAGCCACGATCGACACGGACCTCAGCGCGCTACTGCAAAGCAATGCCTCCCCAAACGTCAAAGTCGCAGCGGTGAACGTGCTGAGCAAATTTGGCGGCCCGACATGGGGGCCGCAACTCCTGGCACTCGTCAGCGATTCCGCACAGCTGGCAAAGTTGCGTGCCGAATGTCTACGGGCGTTGGCAGCCATCGATGCCCAGGAACTCCCCGGCGCCGTCGCCTTGGCCATTGAGGACAAAGACGCAAACGTGCGTAACACCGGCCGCGAACTATTGGCCAAAACCGCCCCCGACCGAGCCGTCCCGCTACTCGCCGAGACCGTCACAAACGGCTCACTACGGGAACAACAGACCGCCTTGGAAACGCTCGGCCACATCAAATCCGCCGCCGCCGATGATCTGTTGCTGAACTTACTCGCCGAGGTAGCGGCCGACAGTATCGCCGAGAACATCCGCTTAGACGTCCGACAAGCAGCCGGCCAACGTCAGCGCGCGGACGTAGTGGCCGCAGTGCAACAACACAACGCAGCACTCGGCAACGAGGATCCGGTTGCGTTGCATCGCGACGCACTCACCGGTGGTGATGCGGGGCGAGGTAAAAAAATCTTCTTCGAACGCACAGCGGTCTCCTGCATGCGTTGCCACAAAATCGGTGGAAAAGGGGGCGACGTCGGTCCCGATTTGTCAGCGATCGGTCAGCAGCAAAAGCGGCAATACATTCTCGAAGCCCTTGTGAATCCCAATACGGCGATTGCCAAAGGCTATGAAACTTCGATTCTGGTCCTAGAGTCGGGCAAGACGCTCGCAGGGATCGTGAAGGAAGAAGACGCCACCCGGCTAAAACTGATGACCTCCGATGGCAAAACCATCACGGTGCCAATTGCTCAAATCGAAGAGCGCGTGAAAGGCAAGTCAGCCATGCCCGAGGATCTGACCAAGCAGCTCACGCCATTCGATCTCCGCGACCTCGTGGAATTTCTCGCGACACAAAAGGACAAATAGACGGCACAGTTTTTTTTGAAAAAAACGCAATCCGGCAACATCTTCTCATTTGCCGCGCCGCCAAACGTGGCCTACGGTTTAGTTAGATAAGTCTGTCAACTCTCTAACTTCACTTCACGTTCTTTACGGGCCATACTTCGAGGCCAGTGTCAGATATGAACGCTCCCTGTCAACAGTGGGTGTTCTGATCGGCCAATACGTTTTGGTCGCTGGTATCACCACTTGGCATCGGCCTCACCCATTGAGGAGAAACTCCGATGAGAGTATTCCGTTCACGTATTCACCAATTGGCGGACTGGCGCAGGCACGGGGTTGTCCATTGCGTACTAGCAACCAGCTTATTCCTCGCAGCCACGTTGTGCAGTCTTTCGCTCGAATACTGGTCAAATCGCACATTCCATCTCGTGGCAACAACATTCAACGGGATGACCTGGGAATCATATCGTAACTTGGCGTTAATCACAGTGTTTTTAGGTTGGGTGTTATCGCGGACCCCGGAACGACAAACGACCCATCGTCGCCCGTTCCGTCCCTAGCGGCGTCTCGTCGCTAGGCCATTGTCGGAATGCAGTTTCTGACGGTGGCCGCTGCTGGTCGGCCGAATTCTGCACCGGTCTAAAAACCGGGAGCCTGCTACGGTCGCCCGCCGGCTATCCTCCGCGCGCGTATAGACTTTCGATAATCTGCACAGATCGACAACTACGGTAGTCAACAGTGGGTGCCACGGGCGGTTCGTCCGCCGATGGCATTGCAACCCTAACATTAGGGTGGCTGGGGGAAGGATGCAGTTCGTCCCCATAGGCTGGACCGGGACGCACTAGCGAACCTCTCCCGCCGCCCGTCGGCGGACACGCCGCTCGTGGCACCCACTCTGACGGTTTTGAAGAAACCGCTCAATGCGTCCGGCAACCTCAGGCAGATCACCAACCATCGCCTGAAGGTCAGCACGGCGACGCCCTCCGGCTGAAATCCCCCAAGCCGGTCTAGTATCCCTGCCTGAGCGTATGGTAGAGTGATTCCAGATTTGCCGTTCACGTGAGGCGGCCCCAGACAAGACTGCTATGAAAGCCTGGCCGCCGTTGTGTAACGGCTACCGGGCTATTTTCGTTTCAGCAAGACCGCGAGCATCACATTCCCCCCGCGATCCGAGAACCGCACTGGAAGGAACACCCCATGACCAAGCCTGCAAACCAGAACATATTGGCACAAGATATTATGCAAACCGATGTCATCACCGTCGCCCCGACGGATAGCTTGCAAGAAACGATGACCATCTTGACCGAAAATCACGTCACCGGATTGCCGGTCATCGACAGCAAAAGTCGCTGCGTCGGCGTTGTGACCGCTGGAGACATTCTCAATTTCGAACAGGAACATGCGGAATTTGCCCAAGAAGCCAATTCCGACATGGCCCGGCATTTCGACCCGGAACGCCAACGCTGGGAAAGCGTGCGAGTCTCCGCCTTCGCATTGGAAGAATTTGCTGAAGTCCCCGTCAGCGAAGTCATGACCCGGGAACTCATTTCAGTGGGTCCCACAGCAACCGCCACCGAAGTCGCGCAATTGATGCTCGACAAAGACATCCACCGTGTATTAGTCCTCGACACGAATCAACGGCTGTTCGGAATCATCGTGGCCTTCGACTTTGTCGGTCTCTGGGCGGACTTCAAATCGCGCGCGTGACAAACATCGTAGTCCCACGGATTGCAAATCTGAATGGCGATCCGTCACTTTCAATAGCTGGAATTCTCCGAGTCATTTGATGTGCTGTTCCTGGCGCGGAGAGTGCGGACTTGCGGCAAACCGTTCGATCCTTCCATCGCTCAAATCCGACACAATCATCATCATCCGGTCGGACTGTCCCACATTGTCCAACAGATTACCGGCAACCAGTCGCCAAGCCCCCATTTTTTCCAGCAAACCCCCGAAATTTGCCCGCCACGCCCCATTTGAGATGCCAAACTAGTTTTGGAAGACCGGCATTCAAGGTGGATTGCCTCATTCGCAAGATGAGGCTCACAACCCGTGTGCGGTCAAACGGTCAAGAAATCACAATTCCTGCACGGATGTTGCGACCTCGATCCCAACCCCGGTGAAACCATGTTCGATTCCCCTGGCAAACTTTTGTTCCTCGTGGCTGTCTGTCTCGTCTTTGTGTTTTTCTTTGGGCAGATATTCAACATCGATGTCTTCGGTTCAGCCATCAAGTACATCAATAAGTGGACGAGCTAACACTCTGCCACAACAACTCAAAGCCCCCAGTTGCCCGTGCCCCCCCCTCCGCTTGGGCACCCGCGCAATCCATATCGGCCTCGCTGCTCTACCGCGCATTTCGCGGATTTGGGGGGAGCAGGCAGTTCCGATTGGCCAAAATTCCGCCGATTCCATCTTAGAACAGCATTTTTGCCAAAAAACCTCTCCTTTTTCCTCCAAACGTCTTAAAAGCGGGGTTGCAACGAATCCCGATTTTTAGTTTTATCCCGACCGGTCTTGAATCCTCGACTGTGTCGTTCAGGATGCAAGAAGCATCGTCCACGTTTTGGACAGGGTGGCAAAAACGGGACATGGAAAAGATGCACACTAGTATCACGGACGATTCGAGTGCTAAACCAGGAGAAACAAGGATGACGGAATTCCAGACGGAACTGGACAACGCCTGGCAAATGTCAGACGAACTGTGGCAACAGATTCACCCGCTGTTGCTGGAAGACTCGCCCCCCAAACGCACCGGACGCAAACGCGCCGATTGGCGGCGGATGATCAATGGCATCGTCTACCGCGTACAAACCGGATGCAAATGGAACAAACTGCCCAAACAGTTTGGTGACGACAGTACCGTGCACCGCTGGTACCAGCGGTGGTGCAAAAGCGGTATGATTCATAAGGTTTGGTCGAAAATCACGACGCATTGCGCCGAGCTAAGCGACCTGACTCCCGAATGGGCTGCGATTGTTTCCGCTCCGCCAGCAATTGCCGGCGTGGTGGGTCAAACAACAACGCCCGCAGCGATTCCCACAGCGACACCGGCAGCCGCCGAAGTCACACCCGAAGTCGCCGCCAGTGCCCCTTACGCACCGACTGTCGCCATCGCCCCGGAAACAGTTTCCGACAGCGAACCCTCGACACCGATTCCGACGCAAATTCCTGCAGCGGCATCGACCCCACAACCGCGTCCGCAGATCGCGGAAGAAACGCGACACGACTATCAACCCCCGGGCCATACGCCCGCCGCGAGTACTCCGGCTCAACCACAACACCAGCCCTACTCGCCAGAAGAATCCGATCGCCGCGCCGCCTAATCGGCCCAGCAATTGGACAAATAAAAAACCAAAATCCCACGCTAGCCCCCTCGGCCTGCGTGGGATTTTTTTATTGTAGGGTGCGTCGCGACGCACCTTTCTATGTAGGACAACAGATTCCCCCAATCAAATCAGCCCCCCAAGTGCCTACGATGGCTTGAGTGAACCAATCTAAAAGAAAAACCTCACGCAAAGCCGCAAAGCTCGCAAAGAGATATGCAATGTCAAAGCAGCTAGCAGCGGTTTAAATAGCTCACGCCCTACCTGCTCAAGCAATTTCCTTTTAAAAAAGTTATCCCCACCACGCAGCCGTCGTTCCTAAATCAGTTTATCCCGGTACCTCCTTGGCGAGCTTGGCGGCTTTGCGAGAGGCTTTTTTAATTCCCCGAAGGCAACAAGTCCCTATTAGAACAATCAATGACGCACACCGTCAGGCAGTTGCAACATCGGACGATCCGCTTTGCGACGGATCCAGCAGATCGGTCGCCAGACAATCGGATTCCGCAGTAAGGCGATCTCCAACCGCCGTTTGCCCGGAAAATTCAACAGGCTCAAACCGATGAACATCGTCAACAGCCCCTGCCCCGGCAAAAAGATCATCGCGATCCCCGCCGCCAACAGTACAACTCCCAGCAAATTCTTCAGGATCAGCAGCATCCAACGGACCGCGGGGTGCTGAGCCCGCCAACTTCCAGCGGCCGGTTGATCGGAAACAAAATAATCCGCCCGCATCCGCGTCACTAACACCGGAATGATGAGCAACGCCCCCACAAACGACACAACGGAAAGCGCGCCCAACCACCACCACAATTGTTCGTGGGCCGCAATCTGTTCCCACATAACCGTTCATCCTCCGTGCTATACACGCGGCACAACATCAACAAACCCCCCTCTCCCCCTGGGAGAGGGCTGGGGTGAGGGTTTTCGCCCAACAGAGGACACCCCATGTCTCACCCAAAGAGCTAAACGCCTTCTGAGTCGTTCCACAAATGGTAAAAAAAACTCACGCAAAGCCGCCAAGTTCGTAAAGAGATCTGCATAGCTCCATGAATTCACAGCCGCCCCTCGTAAGCCCACACGGTCGGTTGAAAACAATTGGTTTGAAGTCTCCCCAAACATGAACCATCCATCACGAACACCTGTTCGTCCCAGCCAAAACCTCTGCGGCTTGGCGGCTTTGCGTGAGGTTTTCTTTTTCAATGCTGTTGTGTGATGTATTGTCCGTCTGTTGTCCTACGTAAAAAGGTGCGACGCGTCCGACATTTGTCACAGCTGAAATCCCAGGGCCCGTAGTTCGTCGCGGACTTCCGCTTCTTGGAGCAGATTACGAAACGCGCGAACGGCGGCGGACTGCGCACGGTCCTCTGGCACGGCGAAATCGTAATGTTCCTCCTGCAGCGGAATGAACGCCAGATCGTACAGACTGGCCACCGTCTCGATCGCCACGCCCCAGTCGGCCGATTCACGGGCGACAGCGGCGGCGACGGCGTTGTGGGACTTCGCTTGAATGCCATACCCGGCCGGCGGCGCCTCGGCATCCGGGTGCACCTTGGCCAGCAGTTGGTCGATCAAAATCCGCGTCCCGCTACCGGTGTTTCGATTGACCATCGCACACGCAGCATCCGCACAGGCAGCGGCAACGGCTTGTTCCGCCGTTTTGTTTTCAAACCGCGCATCGCCCCGGCGATAAACAATCCCCTGCAAGCGGCGGTAGCCTTCGATCAACGTCAGTCCCGGTTTCAAAAACGGACGGT from the Symmachiella macrocystis genome contains:
- a CDS encoding DUF1501 domain-containing protein: MAKSQKIAPSIGGGCTPVVSRRHLLQIGGLGMAGLSLPRLLQAEAESVDIPPQADACILIFLNGGPSHLDMWDMKPDQAEGIRGEFSPIATSVPDVQFSNMLPRSAQWMHEATLVRSMHHSVNNAHAAAVYCSLTGHDRGEIGGGAKPDDYPAPGSVMAMLRPSDRSIVPQVTLPYITKEGAKGPPQPGFFGGFIGRGYDPLFVLKDPNQKNFSIPELTLLADVSNTRLDSRRDLFRRLDDTVGKTVNDRGVIGMNDFQQKAFDLLSSKATQAAFQIADEPAAVRDSYGRNIYGQSVLLARRLLEAGTRMVTLSWAPDANATWDTHGNNFGKLKNTLLPQFDAAYASLLDDLKQRGMLDRTIVAVLGDFGRSPKVNANAGRDHWNYCYSVLMAGGGFRRGYVHGASDATGAFPSRAPLIPGDIIATIYRLLGVQHNRMIYDLLGRPHRLVPSGNVTNELIT
- a CDS encoding PVC-type heme-binding CxxCH protein, with product MHHFSRLILAVLLVTANSYFLTAAEPSTGEIYDPPVAKASNAGAAAIEGMEIPAGFRVELFAAEPLLANPVAFCIDEQGRFFVAETFRHHAGVTDTRGHMYWLDDDLACRTVADRVAMYKKHFSPEVFDSYGLEHDRVRMIVDSDGDGRADKATVFADGFNDRAVGIGAGVLARDGKLWYACLPDLWQLEDTDGDGRADVRESLHTGYGIHVGFLGHDLHGLRFGPDGRLYFSIGDRGINIQTEGRHLFYPDTGTVLRCEPDGSNLEVFASGLRNPQELAFDDFGNLFTVDNNSDSGDKARLVYIVEGGDSGWRIGFQFITSPTSRGPWNAEKLWHPKFDGQAAYHLPPLVNLADGPSGLTYYPGTGLPQRYNGHFFLSDFRGSTAISGVRSFAVEPDGASYKIADEHKFLWQLLTSDVEFGDDGNLYLLNWVNGWEKTGKGRIYKVFDPKTRAEPIVAEVLALTRAGMSSRSNEELQTLLGHPNQRIRQAAQFELAARPAAEAVSVFTTVAQNPAKRLARLHAIWGLGQILRVKHLKPAFATLVALLSDDDAEVRAQAAKTIGDTKDNTSARSALITLLSDPAPRPRFFAALALGKMSGENKTIQPLLEMLRANNNQDRYLRHAGVVGLAALEEADLLKHADDNSAAARMGILLALRRLESPAIATFLNDADPLLVVEAARAINDVPINPAFPELAAVAGSQRPEFLTDEALQKRIINANFRLGELSNAKALSGIALNESLPDVIRTEALLALADWQSPNGKDRVTGLWRPLPARAIQDLAATIDTDLSALLQSNASPNVKVAAVNVLSKFGGPTWGPQLLALVSDSAQLAKLRAECLRALAAIDAQELPGAVALAIEDKDANVRNTGRELLAKTAPDRAVPLLAETVTNGSLREQQTALETLGHIKSAAADDLLLNLLAEVAADSIAENIRLDVRQAAGQRQRADVVAAVQQHNAALGNEDPVALHRDALTGGDAGRGKKIFFERTAVSCMRCHKIGGKGGDVGPDLSAIGQQQKRQYILEALVNPNTAIAKGYETSILVLESGKTLAGIVKEEDATRLKLMTSDGKTITVPIAQIEERVKGKSAMPEDLTKQLTPFDLRDLVEFLATQKDK
- a CDS encoding CBS domain-containing protein, which encodes MTKPANQNILAQDIMQTDVITVAPTDSLQETMTILTENHVTGLPVIDSKSRCVGVVTAGDILNFEQEHAEFAQEANSDMARHFDPERQRWESVRVSAFALEEFAEVPVSEVMTRELISVGPTATATEVAQLMLDKDIHRVLVLDTNQRLFGIIVAFDFVGLWADFKSRA
- a CDS encoding transposase, coding for MTEFQTELDNAWQMSDELWQQIHPLLLEDSPPKRTGRKRADWRRMINGIVYRVQTGCKWNKLPKQFGDDSTVHRWYQRWCKSGMIHKVWSKITTHCAELSDLTPEWAAIVSAPPAIAGVVGQTTTPAAIPTATPAAAEVTPEVAASAPYAPTVAIAPETVSDSEPSTPIPTQIPAAASTPQPRPQIAEETRHDYQPPGHTPAASTPAQPQHQPYSPEESDRRAA
- a CDS encoding PGPGW domain-containing protein, producing the protein MWEQIAAHEQLWWWLGALSVVSFVGALLIIPVLVTRMRADYFVSDQPAAGSWRAQHPAVRWMLLILKNLLGVVLLAAGIAMIFLPGQGLLTMFIGLSLLNFPGKRRLEIALLRNPIVWRPICWIRRKADRPMLQLPDGVRH